The nucleotide window TTCGTCCAACGCCCAGACAGCCCATACCCAACCTGCAACCACCCCGGCGGCCGCAGGGCTTGCCAATCCGATAAACCAGCGCTTATCGACCTTGCCAATCTGGGTATTGAACCGTGCCAATCTCAACGCCGCGCAAGCCACATAAATGAAGGCCACCGTCAGCCCGACGTTACCCAGCTCGGACAGCGCCCATTCATAAGCCAAAACCGCTGGCGCAAGCCCGAAAGCGACCATATCCGAGAGAGAGTCGTATTCAGCACCGAACGCGCTTTGCGTGTTGGTCAGACGAGCCACGCGCCCATCCAGACTGTCGAGTACCATCGCCACGAAAACAGTCGCCGCAGCCACGTAAAAATTTCCGTTGATCGCCGTGATGATGGAAAAGAACCCGGCAAATAGATTGGCCGTGGTGAACAGATTAGGCAGCAGATAGATTCCGC belongs to Pseudomonas phenolilytica and includes:
- the pssA gene encoding CDP-diacylglycerol--serine O-phosphatidyltransferase, encoding MNEQPEEPNKAVEAESILPIDEHVEETQGPDGRKVRHRGIYLLPNLFTTANLFAGFFSIITAINGNFYVAAATVFVAMVLDSLDGRVARLTNTQSAFGAEYDSLSDMVAFGLAPAVLAYEWALSELGNVGLTVAFIYVACAALRLARFNTQIGKVDKRWFIGLASPAAAGVVAGWVWAVWALDEQGVRGADLPLVLVMLFALMVAAAGLLMVSNIKYYSFKDLDLKGRVPFVAILVVVLVFAVVFSDPPRVLLLIFLAYAASGPVQHLMQMRRRNRIED